The proteins below are encoded in one region of Populus alba chromosome 2, ASM523922v2, whole genome shotgun sequence:
- the LOC118062758 gene encoding protein TRIGALACTOSYLDIACYLGLYCEROL 3, chloroplastic isoform X1, giving the protein MSVIYFCFSLLYQITLSCSFLNFDCLCQISQSLVEFRKERKGKESSIYQKFHFRVRSCCFVKIIESINSIYIYIYKKKTQFPFTFSLFLAQNTIWVLFKMLTESLISSGSMLLSTLCIPNGYAPSTGTGLPFNTSPCFRKNLRNFVCACVAPPPPNSIGRDGFAATKFIDSYKAEKLSTIGDLEDGSDVLIECRNVYKSFGEKHILRGVSFKIRHGEAVGIIGPSGTGKSTILKIIAGLLAPDRGEVYIRGKKRDGLISDEGISGLRIGLVFQSAALFDSLTVRENVGFLLYENSSMSEEQIAELVTETLAQVGLKGVEDRLPSELSGGMKKRVALARSIIFDTTNETIEPEVLLYDEPTAGLDPIASTVVEDLIRSVHMKGEDALGKPEKIASYVVVTHQHSTIRRAVDRLLFLHEGKVVWQGMTDEFMTSASPIVQQFASGSLDGPIKY; this is encoded by the exons ATGagtgtaatttatttttgtttctctctcctctacCAAATCACACTTTCGTGTTCGTTCCTCAATTTTGATTGCTTGTGTCAAATTTCACAATCTCTTGTAGAATttagaaaggaaaggaaaggaaaggaaagctCCATCTATCAAAAATTTCACTTTCGTGTTCGTTCCTgctgctttgtcaaaataatagAATCAATCAattctatctatatatatatatataaaaaaaaaacacaatttcccTTCACTTTTTCGTTATTTTTGGCCCAAAACACCATCTGGGTCTTGTTTAAAATGCTTACAGAAAGCTTGATTTCATCCGGTTCAATGCTATTATCTACGCTTTGCATTCCAAATGGGTATGCTCCCTCCACTGGGACTGGGTTGCCATTCAACACTTCACCTTGTTTTAGAAAGAATCTGAGAAATTTTGTTTGTGCTTGTGTGGCACCTCCTCCACCCAACAGCATAGGACGCGATGGATTTGCTGCAACCAAATTCATT GATTCATATAAAGCAGAGAAATTAAGCACCATAGGTGATCTGGAGGATGGTTCTGATGTTCTCATCGAATGCAGAAATGTTTACAAGTCATTTGGAGAGAAGCATATATTAAGAGGTGTGAGCTTCAAG ATTAGACATGGTGAAGCAGTTGGAATAATTGGGCCTTCTGGTACTGGTAAATCTACAATTTTGAAGATTATTGCTGGACTTCTTGCTCCGGACAGG GGTGAGGTTTATATTCGTGGTAAAAAGAGAGATGGTTTGATCAGCGATGAGGGGATTTCTGGGCTTCGAATTGGATTG GTGTTTCAAAGTGCAGCACTTTTTGATTCTTTGACTGTTCGTGAAAATGTTGGTTTCCTTTT ATATGAAAATTCTAGCATGTCGGAGGAACAAATTGCTGAACTTGTGACGGAAACTTTGGCCCAAGTTGGTTTAAAG GGAGTAGAGGACAGGTTACCTTCTGAGTTATCTGGTGGAATGAAGAAAAGAGTTGCTTTAGCTCGGTCTATAATTTTTGATACCACAAATGAAACAATTGAGCCAGAG GTACTCTTATATGATGAACCAACAGCCGGACTCGATCCAATAGCATCTACTGTAGTTGAAGATCTCATCCGCTCTGTTCACATGAAAGGTGAGGATGCACTTGGGAAACCTGAGAAGATTGCGTCTTATGTGGTGGTCACTCATCAACATAGTACCATTAGAAGGGCTGTTGACAG GTTGTTGTTTCTACATGAAGGAAAGGTTGTTTGGCAAGGAATGACTGATGAATTCATGACATCAGCCAGTCCAATTGTTCAACAG TTTGCATCTGGCAGCCTTGATGGGCCTATTAAATACTAG
- the LOC118062758 gene encoding protein TRIGALACTOSYLDIACYLGLYCEROL 3, chloroplastic isoform X4, translated as MDLLQPNSLNVYKSFGEKHILRGVSFKIRHGEAVGIIGPSGTGKSTILKIIAGLLAPDRGEVYIRGKKRDGLISDEGISGLRIGLVFQSAALFDSLTVRENVGFLLYENSSMSEEQIAELVTETLAQVGLKGVEDRLPSELSGGMKKRVALARSIIFDTTNETIEPEVLLYDEPTAGLDPIASTVVEDLIRSVHMKGEDALGKPEKIASYVVVTHQHSTIRRAVDRLLFLHEGKVVWQGMTDEFMTSASPIVQQFASGSLDGPIKY; from the exons ATGGATTTGCTGCAACCAAATTCATT AAATGTTTACAAGTCATTTGGAGAGAAGCATATATTAAGAGGTGTGAGCTTCAAG ATTAGACATGGTGAAGCAGTTGGAATAATTGGGCCTTCTGGTACTGGTAAATCTACAATTTTGAAGATTATTGCTGGACTTCTTGCTCCGGACAGG GGTGAGGTTTATATTCGTGGTAAAAAGAGAGATGGTTTGATCAGCGATGAGGGGATTTCTGGGCTTCGAATTGGATTG GTGTTTCAAAGTGCAGCACTTTTTGATTCTTTGACTGTTCGTGAAAATGTTGGTTTCCTTTT ATATGAAAATTCTAGCATGTCGGAGGAACAAATTGCTGAACTTGTGACGGAAACTTTGGCCCAAGTTGGTTTAAAG GGAGTAGAGGACAGGTTACCTTCTGAGTTATCTGGTGGAATGAAGAAAAGAGTTGCTTTAGCTCGGTCTATAATTTTTGATACCACAAATGAAACAATTGAGCCAGAG GTACTCTTATATGATGAACCAACAGCCGGACTCGATCCAATAGCATCTACTGTAGTTGAAGATCTCATCCGCTCTGTTCACATGAAAGGTGAGGATGCACTTGGGAAACCTGAGAAGATTGCGTCTTATGTGGTGGTCACTCATCAACATAGTACCATTAGAAGGGCTGTTGACAG GTTGTTGTTTCTACATGAAGGAAAGGTTGTTTGGCAAGGAATGACTGATGAATTCATGACATCAGCCAGTCCAATTGTTCAACAG TTTGCATCTGGCAGCCTTGATGGGCCTATTAAATACTAG
- the LOC118062758 gene encoding protein TRIGALACTOSYLDIACYLGLYCEROL 3, chloroplastic isoform X2: MSVIYFCFSLLYQITLSCSFLNFDCLCQISQSLVEFRKERKGKESSIYQKFHFRVRSCCFVKIIESINSIYIYIYKKKTQFPFTFSLFLAQNTIWVLFKMLTESLISSGSMLLSTLCIPNGYAPSTGTGLPFNTSPCFRKNLRNFVCACVAPPPPNSIGRDGFAATKFIIRHGEAVGIIGPSGTGKSTILKIIAGLLAPDRGEVYIRGKKRDGLISDEGISGLRIGLVFQSAALFDSLTVRENVGFLLYENSSMSEEQIAELVTETLAQVGLKGVEDRLPSELSGGMKKRVALARSIIFDTTNETIEPEVLLYDEPTAGLDPIASTVVEDLIRSVHMKGEDALGKPEKIASYVVVTHQHSTIRRAVDRLLFLHEGKVVWQGMTDEFMTSASPIVQQFASGSLDGPIKY; encoded by the exons ATGagtgtaatttatttttgtttctctctcctctacCAAATCACACTTTCGTGTTCGTTCCTCAATTTTGATTGCTTGTGTCAAATTTCACAATCTCTTGTAGAATttagaaaggaaaggaaaggaaaggaaagctCCATCTATCAAAAATTTCACTTTCGTGTTCGTTCCTgctgctttgtcaaaataatagAATCAATCAattctatctatatatatatatataaaaaaaaaacacaatttcccTTCACTTTTTCGTTATTTTTGGCCCAAAACACCATCTGGGTCTTGTTTAAAATGCTTACAGAAAGCTTGATTTCATCCGGTTCAATGCTATTATCTACGCTTTGCATTCCAAATGGGTATGCTCCCTCCACTGGGACTGGGTTGCCATTCAACACTTCACCTTGTTTTAGAAAGAATCTGAGAAATTTTGTTTGTGCTTGTGTGGCACCTCCTCCACCCAACAGCATAGGACGCGATGGATTTGCTGCAACCAAATTCATT ATTAGACATGGTGAAGCAGTTGGAATAATTGGGCCTTCTGGTACTGGTAAATCTACAATTTTGAAGATTATTGCTGGACTTCTTGCTCCGGACAGG GGTGAGGTTTATATTCGTGGTAAAAAGAGAGATGGTTTGATCAGCGATGAGGGGATTTCTGGGCTTCGAATTGGATTG GTGTTTCAAAGTGCAGCACTTTTTGATTCTTTGACTGTTCGTGAAAATGTTGGTTTCCTTTT ATATGAAAATTCTAGCATGTCGGAGGAACAAATTGCTGAACTTGTGACGGAAACTTTGGCCCAAGTTGGTTTAAAG GGAGTAGAGGACAGGTTACCTTCTGAGTTATCTGGTGGAATGAAGAAAAGAGTTGCTTTAGCTCGGTCTATAATTTTTGATACCACAAATGAAACAATTGAGCCAGAG GTACTCTTATATGATGAACCAACAGCCGGACTCGATCCAATAGCATCTACTGTAGTTGAAGATCTCATCCGCTCTGTTCACATGAAAGGTGAGGATGCACTTGGGAAACCTGAGAAGATTGCGTCTTATGTGGTGGTCACTCATCAACATAGTACCATTAGAAGGGCTGTTGACAG GTTGTTGTTTCTACATGAAGGAAAGGTTGTTTGGCAAGGAATGACTGATGAATTCATGACATCAGCCAGTCCAATTGTTCAACAG TTTGCATCTGGCAGCCTTGATGGGCCTATTAAATACTAG
- the LOC118062758 gene encoding uncharacterized protein isoform X3, whose amino-acid sequence MSVIYFCFSLLYQITLSCSFLNFDCLCQISQSLVEFRKERKGKESSIYQKFHFRVRSCCFVKIIESINSIYIYIYKKKTQFPFTFSLFLAQNTIWVLFKMLTESLISSGSMLLSTLCIPNGYAPSTGTGLPFNTSPCFRKNLRNFVCACVAPPPPNSIGRDGFAATKFIDSYKAEKLSTIGDLEDGSDVLIECRNVYKSFGEKHILRGVSFKIRHGEAVGIIGPSGTGKSTILKIIAGLLAPDRGEVYIRGKKRDGLISDEGISGLRIGLVFQSAALFDSLTVRENI is encoded by the exons ATGagtgtaatttatttttgtttctctctcctctacCAAATCACACTTTCGTGTTCGTTCCTCAATTTTGATTGCTTGTGTCAAATTTCACAATCTCTTGTAGAATttagaaaggaaaggaaaggaaaggaaagctCCATCTATCAAAAATTTCACTTTCGTGTTCGTTCCTgctgctttgtcaaaataatagAATCAATCAattctatctatatatatatatataaaaaaaaaacacaatttcccTTCACTTTTTCGTTATTTTTGGCCCAAAACACCATCTGGGTCTTGTTTAAAATGCTTACAGAAAGCTTGATTTCATCCGGTTCAATGCTATTATCTACGCTTTGCATTCCAAATGGGTATGCTCCCTCCACTGGGACTGGGTTGCCATTCAACACTTCACCTTGTTTTAGAAAGAATCTGAGAAATTTTGTTTGTGCTTGTGTGGCACCTCCTCCACCCAACAGCATAGGACGCGATGGATTTGCTGCAACCAAATTCATT GATTCATATAAAGCAGAGAAATTAAGCACCATAGGTGATCTGGAGGATGGTTCTGATGTTCTCATCGAATGCAGAAATGTTTACAAGTCATTTGGAGAGAAGCATATATTAAGAGGTGTGAGCTTCAAG ATTAGACATGGTGAAGCAGTTGGAATAATTGGGCCTTCTGGTACTGGTAAATCTACAATTTTGAAGATTATTGCTGGACTTCTTGCTCCGGACAGG GGTGAGGTTTATATTCGTGGTAAAAAGAGAGATGGTTTGATCAGCGATGAGGGGATTTCTGGGCTTCGAATTGGATTG GTGTTTCAAAGTGCAGCACTTTTTGATTCTTTGACTGTTCGTGAAAAT ATATGA